GTAGATTATATTAATGGATAACATTAGGaatgcaaaaaatatttcaagaattcAAGAATTATTACCTCAGTCAAAAGTTCGTTAGCTTGCCAGTAATATGTGAAGAGGACGTAAAGCATCGTCATGATGTACATTATGACTGCAATTTTCTGCATTACCGACTCAATCTGagaacaataaaattataatttttcctCATTAACTTACTTCCTTTTTCTGTTTATACTCGCAGTAATAAAACTCTtacaatattcaaacaaaagagTAATGCACAAAGAATCACGGAGTAAATCATAAACTCTGCAAACAGGATGTAAGTTACCAAGGAATTTAAGTCCTCGACAAATCTattgttaaaagtaaaaaatagtatttttttatctCATATGaatatctacatatttttaCCTCATAATTCTGGCATGATATGAAATGCATGCGATTAGGTCATGATACATTTGTTCTTCGGATTGATTAAGGCTGTATAAATTTCTGAGCTGCATTTGGATGTTTTTTAAAGCTGCTGTTCCAAACATTGCAAACGATACGAAGAGACTCACGAATGGCATATACATTGATGTGAGGATGACAGGAAATGAAAGCTGCATAAAATATATGATTTCGTAGAAAGGGAATAAGGTAACATCGATGCCAGGAATTGCCACTCCAAACGGGtgaacttaaaatattaaaacaacaacaattaataTGTTACATAAAACGAATTAAGCATTGTACAAAAATCAAGCATAAATACTcgtatttcaacaaaaaaaaatttgtattatcatAAGGTACGTGTCCGCCACAGTGGCCTGAAATGTGTGTCCTCTAAAAAATTACGTATACGGCACAATgcacaaaaaaaagttcatatgACATTATAAAAAGTaacaaaagaggctgggatgattTTAGTgggatttcttaaattattacaaatacgaaattaatttgagagatatcaagaactgaacatcaatttttaccaactttgcgtactatttttttatgagaaaacggacagttgttttttataaaaaaaactactgaatatcgaaaacaatattttcggtgAAATTTAAAGAgcttgaagacattttttttatatttaaaagatttttgagtcgttagtaaatttttaccaagtttaagtatgttttttttttgtcggtttttattttttgtaaaaacctgtcaatccaatttttctcaaaaattttccgaattttgaaaacaatatttcatataatttaaaattagttgaaagtcataatcttaaatttttgaaaagatctttGGTTCGAAGTTTATAAGATTTGATCGAACTATAAATCATAAATCACCGCTCCTTATCTTTTTGACAAATTATCACAACAGATAAAAATACCACAATTGTAGGTCAagataatattgaatttttattcaatttgcaAATGTGCgcttatttttacaaaactaatgAGCTTTAAACACGTGCGCAAAAGTATTAAGTTTAAGGATGCCATAGTCTGTCATTATTGTGGATTTATCTATGTTCATCAGTGTGGCCAAcaaccaaaacaatatttttttcgttcagaagtttttgagatatctatAGTGTCCGTTAATTAATTGCAACTCTCTTGGAAATATAATGCTTATAGGGGACCTTAACGCTCGAATTGGCGAATATAAAAACTCTATATCCCATTATACAGATTCTGGAACGGTTTTTAATACGAGAAGAAACTCTAAAGATGGTTTGGTCTAATCTAAACGGGAGAAGTCTGATAGAGCTCTTCAAAACTTTGGATTTTTTGTGTTGAACAGGGTTTCCAAAAGTGACGCTGGCGGtgaattaacttttattatCGGTTTCGATCCGGTGTCTCAACGGTAGACCACGTTTTTCCATTATCAAGACGACAtttggagaaaaagaaaaagctttacagctgcttcattgacttcaaagctgcttttgatacGGTCAATCGACAAGCATTGATTTACAAACTATCTTCTATTGGCCTTTCGAAAAAATGTCTACTTTTTTATTCTAACTTTGTGAGTTCAACAAAAGCCTCAGTATGGGATGACAACAACTTATCCGAAAGTTTTGAGACAGCGGCGggagttccccaaggatgtaATCTAAGTGCCATTTTGTTTGCACTTTTTATTGATGCAGTTTGTGAAATCCTACCGGGAATTGTAATATTTGGCGAATCTTTGAATAAAGTTGCACTGTATGCAGATGGGGCTTACGATTCAATGCTAGAAAAACCAAGATTATGATATATGAACCTAGGCAGCGTGCACGACGTGCTGAAGAATCATGGAACATCAACAACGAGCGTATTGAAATTGTGAGTGAGTTTAAATATCTATGTGTATTGCTGACCTATAACCTTAACTGGAGCAATCATGCGAAAGAGAAAACCAGGGAGGCCAAACTGCCCCTAAACCTGATGTGGCCCAATTTTTTTAGCAACCAATTTATCGACTTCTCATCAAAGTACAGAGTCTTCAATGCAACAATAAATACTTGCTTATGTTACCGGGTTCAATCTTTTGGATATGGTCAAATAGAGGGGAAAAGCACCGATATATATTCAGAATCTGAAACGGCATTCCGACTATTAAGCTAAAATTATGTAAAGAGAAAATGGGCTTGATCTTGATAAGACTGCTCCGTTCAAATGCATCTCCCTTCAGAGAATGGAACGCGCTTGCTGCAGGAGTTGATATAGTACTCTCCTTAAGGGAAAATAATAAAGAGGAATGGCAAAATATGTTCACGGTTTTGATagctaaaattgatgaaaaaactttatttagaacACCTGCAAAGAGCATCCTCATCGGCAAGCAGAAACATATACAAGCGCTTAAACCATAAATTGTTCTcaacttcaaactatttttgtaaagagATGACTCTGGAAGCTATCGGCCCCATTTTTAAAGCTAGAGACGAGATCCTTAATCTCACCTTTGTCCCCCATATATCAGACCTCTCACAAATTTTGCACTCTGTGCATTGGTCTATGGACCAACTTATTGACATTCTTAACGGGCTGAGTGGTTGgaccaatttcttttaattttgcaaacatGCTTTAGCTTATAGAAGTAGCTTGTGATCAGTCATGTATCCAGTTATGGCAAAATAGAACTTGTTTTcatctacaaaaagagtttttaaaaacggtaaagtttattttaaagattttgtgtttcaaatcacggcaaaattgatgttttaagtCTCGAATCACTGAGTatgtaaaaacgaaaaaaaagaaaaaacgaaaaaaaatagagctatttaaactcatattttttgtgtttcaaatcatgtcaaaattgtatagatatctttaaagattataaaatcattcaaaacttttttatttatcttcttttttataaatattcaagtaattaaactatttatctgttatatttgaaaattgttatgaaaatcacaaaaaaataccgtttttattttcgtatactaaacacaagaaaaacaaataaaaaaactcataatgttaaactatttttaactaaaatgtcTATCAAGCAGACGGCAAGAACGCTATGCCCTTATATTCTTAGCATTAAATTAATGtagttttattattgaaataaagaatttaatctaAACTTATCTAACCTAGTGTCCGTTTTATAACCCGTCCGTTTCATACAAATCAagcataaatatttcaacaaaaattatgaattaaCATAAGGTACGTATCCGGCACAGTGGCCTGAAATGTGTGTCCTCTAAAAAATTACGTATATGCCAAAATGCACACAACAAATTTCATATgacattataaaaattaaaataaattaggtggtgaaATAGTCCTTAGAGAATCAGgttctagtgacttacaactctcaaccattcctgtgtgcgagtcgtGCGAGATGAACTTTTTATCACagtaattactcttggaggatttcacaattcctcgaaagaggctgTACCCATGCACAAATGTTTAGGTGCCACGGGCAGCGATTGAACCCAACACCTTTCGCATGGCAGTCACacgcactaaccaccatgccacgagtactacaTATGATATTATAAGTCTGATTAAAATCGGATGACTTAATCTTGAATGAGACCATTTTTGTAAAGACTTCAAATTAGGCATTAAAGTCTAGTTGCTCAACCATCAAAATCAAGGTTCAATACTTGATCCTTACTTCAGTAGTTTTGACTTCTCAAGTTTCGTGATCAATTGtcataagtttattttatagaaCTCCTACCTTTGGTTTTGCTAAAGACTGGATAAAGAAGTGCTCCAATCAGATCAAAGAACGAAGCAGTCAAattaaaagttgatattttcCTTGATTCCTCAGTTGccttttttaaggtttctatCGCTGATTGATTGTTGCTttccttaagaaaaaaatattttaagaaattttttaaaacactttccAAATAATTGTCAGATTCTTCTCACTTCAATATCAACATATAGGGCTGCCAATTCTgtcataaaattttcaaatctcgcCCGATTGAATATCACCATTACAGTCCGCAGCAAGGAGTTAAAAATTGCCATCGCGTAAAATGCGTTCAGTATGAACGTATCCACTTCGCCCCATTTctgatacaaaaatacaaattgcagTACATTCATAATGGCAATTGGTCCGACAAAAATATATCGCCTCCAAGTATGTGACAATATTACAGACCAAAATTTCCAAATCTTAACGTTAATTGACAAAAttggaatattttcaaatgacatttttttaatccttCCTTCAActcgaaaaaatagaaaaatagaatttaactCAAACAATTTCACtgtcgaaatatttaaaatcacaataattcaacataatttatatacttttttatttctaggaTTGAGTCCTTCGTGAGCCGATGGGATTAAAATGacaatttgttgcaaaatttatGTGGCAAGGATATGCACCTGCTAACTTATAATAACAGTCGTTTATTTGGATATGATATGAAATTTATTACATGCCATAGAACAGGGATTAAAATTGGCACTTTTCTGATGGTGTTTTTAACTATTGGTTATCGTTAGCAATTGAAATAGTTAAACGGTGGCGGCGGCGGTAGCATTGTATAGAAATGGGAGTTATATAAATACGTAGGTTTTCAATAATGTTATTTGGTTATGTACGTACACATCCCTAGTGGTTAGGATAAGCGTTTTATATCTGTTAACTTacggacatttttaaaatgcaaaaaatatcACTAAAGTTATAACATGAAATATGAATGGTTTTagtgttgatttaaaaataatagtagaCACATATTTCGTCTATAGGGAATTTGTTGACTTTtgttatattcaaaattaagttacacgtttaaaagctttttttctaCTGTAACATTATATTTGTAAAAGTGAGTAAGGCCGGCAATGGGACGGGACCTGGGGAAACTTTTGCTAGTCTCTAGTCAGTTTCGTCGAATTAGAGAAATATCAGTCCAGTCTAATGTATCGTCTTGATCTCACAGATATCACTTCACCTAGTCTAttctagatttgtttttttttttttaattttgtctaaagttttaagtagtacccgtggcatgatggttagtgcgttggactgttatgcaaggggtcttaggttcaatccctgcctgtgccaccttaattttgaaaaaaaataattttcgcgggtactgcctcttgcgaggaattgacaaatccttcaagagtaattcttgtcatgaaaaagtgcttcctcaaattagccgttcggattcggccttaaattgtaggtcccttccattcctgactacagtactcgcacataggaatggttgagagttgtaagtcactaggctctggttcccaacggactgtagcgccacccaatttaatttaatttaaagttttaagattaAACTTAAGTCTACATACTGAGatgctctttttttaattacgtttgacagtttttaggaattaatattatttttttttaatctggaCAACTTTTTTCCATCAAGAacgttttgtataaataaatagaataaaatattaaataatatggcTAGTCAACGCCGGAAGGAGGGTATGTTGAGGTCTTTGCCGagataaatcaattaactcagcttgtcgatgagccaattCGAATCCTTGACGTTGCAGTTTAATCCGCCAataccctagacttgtttcttacttctgatccttataaatacacaatcagtgtattaccgccactataggcacatcagaccattgtaattgtatcgtatctgcaaaattcttaTGTctaaaaacccagttaaagaaaaaactcctatgagaaccgtttggcaatataagAAAACGAACTGGGACGGTCACAAttaattcttcaggaactttaattggtcgcactcgtgcagttgcaagagtactgaaagatcttgacatgcacaaatctgctggcccgGACAGTATTCCCACTATTGTTCGGAAGATGTGTTCTTacacgctggcaaaaccactgcgaaggcttttccatctttcctactctacgtctacaggtctctttccgagcggatagAAAACAGTATTTGTTCCTTTCTAACTATCgcccaatagcactcacgtcccttctttccaaggtcatggaaacgctggttaattttcagcttaagaaatatcttgaagaacgaaagttTCTTATTTACCGGAAGTATAggtttcgtagcaatagatccattggtgatctcatagtttatctcactgaatagtgaaacaaatctttacatcgttctGGAGCAAGTAAAATTaatgcacttgatatttcaaaggcatttcaaagagtttggcatcaagctctcttatcgaaaatgcatgttTTTAGAATTGATAGATCtattcttcgttgggttagaaattacctttcgaaccgttcaattcaagtagtgttggatgggttcaaatctgatatccacaaaaaaaaaacactaatgtgccccagggctccgttttgacTCCGAAGCTCTTCCTTatgtttataaatgatcttttgtttgaaacttctCACCTGCTAAATTGTTTCGCCGACGaaagtaccctcagcttttcatattcgtttctagattcatatccttgtccttcggatgttgaacttcaacggcagcgtatgataagcttatttaattctgatcttgacagcattgtataATGGGGAATCgtaaaccgtgtagaatttaatgcatcgaaaaatcaatgctgtctcctgtcgttaaagcgtaacccgcCCCCAATGCCGCTATCCATAAGCGGCACTTGCATTCAGGAAACTAATTAACTTTCATTACTCGGTAtgtatatcacagatcacctcttatggaatgatcacatattcgatattgccaaaaatgctgctaagtgcttaaaatttctccgacggtgcaagaaatttttcacctcttctgatctggatgtaatttataaaagctttcattcgtccaaaacttgaatataactcgcatatttgggcaggtgcccctaaaacaagtttaagtattttggacaggatccaacaaagagctttgaaaatgagatgcgatagaattttaaaagaaccaattacgtcacttgaacaccacCGCAAtttttcatgcctttcgtttttctaccgatatttttataaacagttttctgtcgaattagcctcaaacaattcagccgtaatactcgtacttctattaatgcacatcagtttaaccttgagctcaatttcggacgtactttaaagtatagagattctatTTTAAACGCACATCGAGAATTTGGagtgctttacccagctctgtttttccctttcattttcatattcaaaactttaagactaaGACTGTATTGAAATCACCTCTTTAATTCTTaactattttcctaaagctcgcactgtgtttaaactttaaacatgttaagggtattaataaccccttgattgcctgtttattatataaaacaaaataagcaatttatttaacaatccGAAAAGTTTCACGAGATCAGTCTCAGTGAGTCTATGTAAATTTTGTCTCGGAAATTTTTCTCATCTAGTGATAATCCGTATCTAGGACTTTATAGTATTAAATCGAAATTGATGAAAGTTCAACAAATCCTTTCGAAATATGGAATTAGTACCTATCACACTGCACATACAAAATATGACTTTTGATTTGATGGGAGGGGCACTCTCAAAGATACGTTTATACTTGCGACGCACGCGGGCAAGCGGCCTTAGAAATATCATGGACGTGAAAAAGTATTATGTCAAAAGTTTTACTTCAGCCTTTTAAgcatttgtttcttttgtttaaatatggTCTCTCCAGTACTCATAACAGATGCAAGACTTCGGGTTCTTTGTAAAAGGCATTCCAGCCCACGTTTGGACCCGTTGCAGTGGTATGGATAACTAGTGGCTAATCATTTTCCACAGAGGCTTACATTAAGCACTTTAAAGTATACATAGATGCTGTGATTTAGATGAACACAAAATTAGGTCATCACATAACTGTCATGATCGCTTATAGCTTATTTGTATACATGGGCTTAAAATAAGAATTTGTGGTTTGGAGTTTGAAAGGCTGTTAGAGCCAAAATTTCCGGTTGTAAGGCTAATGATGATAATAATTGTATAGTGTTGTttcaacttcccataagaagtagTTGTGATTTTTGACagacatttctcaaagtttcagggtccctagaatctaaataaaaggttATAAGAAAGACGTCTATGTATGTGGGTTCGTACGTTTGGAATACCTTTTTTCGTCAACCATAtttcaagaatcagaagagatatcgtctaaaaaataaaatcagttttacaaataataacaaaaaaaaaaaatggagtaaGGACTCTAAAAAAAGCTGAGACAGTGGTTttgttgcaattaaaaaaaatgtgctgACCTTAAATATCTCTCGAACTAATAATTCTAATTACTTTAATTAAACTGTATATTATACATTGTTACGTCAGTCcaaattggtataaattgaaaaaaaaaacggtccactatttttccaacaaatgaaataagaacattaaaaaaatactacaaacattggttttcgactaaaaatttcagGTACAAGAAGAATATTCAaacatcaaacttattttagcaaagttttgttgttaacttttagaaaaattttatcataacaaccaaaaactgataaaaagcAGTTTCTGACTGAAGTATCTTGAGAACTAAGAAAGTCATTGATATcttgtaaatattttacaaatattgacAGAGGGGTAATGGTAAGTTATCCATGTGAGTCGCACTCTAGCATCATTTTCATCCTAAAAGGCTGTAGCCTTAACTAGCTAAAATGACCagctcaaaatattttttttcttagaacaaCTTATTCTAACATTAATAGAGAATTaaggggttttcaataagggcgggtaaatgttgaaatggaattaaacaagctgtgtgtgaggtattaacaaaattattttttttttataaaaaggccattaagtgtggaatttGACATCCTTCAAATGCCCCCCTCGGCTTCGGATCCGAGTGGTCAAATTTTCCATGAATCTAGCGCATAGATACGTATAGCTGAATTTAAGCGATAGTCTGTGATGTATTTaactttagggcatcggtcgattgagATTTTGTTGCACAGATCTACGACTCCAGGAAACCTCACAGGAAAATatctagcggggtcaaatcaCATGACCTTGGGGAAAAATTCATGTTAATTGATGCGTTTGGCACGTAGTGCCTAGCCTACctgctgaaaccacatgtcgtctaggtgcATATTtgatttgggccataagaaattagttaacggtgaccgcctcactaacgttgtttataaaaaagtatgGACCAATTACTTCGCCGTAGTAGTAGTACCAgaagcatgatggttagtacgttggactgtaatgccataggtcttgggttcgatccttgctcaagccatctaaagttttttttcgggTACCGcgtcttgcgagaaattgacaggttctccaaaagtaattcttgtcatgaaaaggctttctcaaattaggtgTAGGTCCCTTCAATCCCTGACAAAATTACTCAcacactggaatggttgagagctatAAGTAACTAGACCCaagttctcaacgaactgttgcgcccaatttatttatttaactacgCCAAGGGCCAAAATACACACCAAACGATCACTTTTTAAAGGGGCATTGTCACCTGGTCAACCTAGCGTTATATGGTTTCTTCCTATATATGGCAATTTTGATTGTTTACACAGCCATTCGTCCAAAAATAGGCCTCGTCATCAGGATCCTCTTCCAAACGTTTCGAAGCTCAGTCATCGAAAAAAGTCGAGCGTTCATGGGCAGACCATGTCCAACAAACATGAATATGTTTGAGTTTGTagcgttttatttaaaaaaaagagttcattttattaaaaaaacatttttgatatttaaacatGTAAACATTTTAATGTTTGACCTCAAATCTTTGTTTGACACTTATTGTCAGATATGTTGATGAAAATCCCACCTCTGTTAGAATGTGTCCTTATTGTCTTGACTTtctctttttcaaataattcctatttaaaaccaatatatCATCTGGTAACTATAAATTGCAGAGGCAAACAAAATGTAAGGGAAATAAGAAGAGTTtcaacaagaaagaaaaactttcagtttcacatttttcttttcgaaattgCTGCAGCATACTTTCCTGACTTTTGTCGCATCGTTTaaagttttctgtttttgtaaTGCCTAGGTTAAAGTTAAACATATGGGTAAATCCTTCTAAGGATACAAAAATTCACAATAAAAGGACGAGAATGAATTAATTAAACTATTACTGAAAAGACTCGTCATCTTCATAATGACAAATTTATACCTTTTCTATTTTATCAGCAAAAAGTAGAAGTATGAGAGAGTCCTTAGACTTAATTCGTTTGCAATTGGCACTCACAGTTTTTATAGTCGCTGATGAGCTAAAAGGTTAACCACCagaacatatttaaaataaatcttttgagATGAAAATGCGGCGAAgacgtattaaaaaaaatggttattgctaaattaaaaataggaaTCGTCCACcggaaaattaacaaaatatgctggaaaaaccaaaagaaaatgattttgttatcattttcatttcccCAGAGGAGCTTTCTTGATGGAAAGAGTCATCCTTGTGTTCAAATAATAACGTTTTTCAGAGTGGGTGTTGGTCGGTATATAGCGGTTGGCTGAATAGGTTAGGTCCCTAAGTAAATGTTTATTGACGTGTACCAAAAGGCTCTtcgtaggtaggtacatatagCCCAGACAAAAAAGCTGCACTATATATGCACTTAAATTGGAGTTAGcgaaagagaagaaaaaaggacgaaacaaacttttattatagAGCAGTTGTCTGGTCATGCTTTTGCCTTTGAGGTTATGTTTTGGTGCTTGGCAATATTATTACGGAAAAGTCAACATTTCATCTTTTCGTGTAATCatgaaagcaaataaaaataaaatcctaagcATTCTGTTTAACTTTTATCTAAACAAGGATGTAGACCATAAAAAGGATTGGCGATATACATCTTTTGCTTGATACTTACCTACAAACCATAGCTATGCCAATCCCATATGGAATGTTATATACAAAAAGCTTGTTGGTTTAAAGAAGACACAAGACAAAATGCAGGGATTTCCATTGCAGATGTAGACTATTTGCATTTCGATTAGGATAATGCAAAACAAGGGAGGTCCTACGTACtagataggtaggtatacactatacagtaaaacaaaaaactgaaaaagaggGAAATTATTTAGGTTGCCATAGGGAAAGTTTCTATAAAGGTACTTAacctttgaaattttgttatgaCGTTGTTAAACACACAGCTTTTTAAGGTATTACTCTCATATGCAGtaaaataatacattaaattttgtttgttttttaaagtgtccttattttcttttctttgtgcCAAAAGTATGgaattgtataaatttatttaaacttagtTCTTGCATGAAAATATTATCCAGTATCTCATGAGGAACTTACATAGACTTAAAGCTCCCCCTATATAAATTAACATCAATCTATTGACACATGACAAGAGTTAGTGCTTTTCCTGAGTTCTTATATAACTCCCAAGTCCCAAATAtaccaaaatatgaaaattagtCTATAGTACCTATTTTCTCTTGTTAAAATTGTTCCTCAATTCTGgttgataaaatcaaaattactaTACGAACCTCTCACAAGTTTCATTCAAACCCTAAGCCAGTTATATAAACGATGTTATAATAAATGAAGATTTATAGGAATTTTAGCTAGGGCTTTTGGCAACTTTTACTAAGAAGCATTTCATTTGCTCATACTCTCACATATCTTAGCATTTGTCATTTAGAGAATTTATGAAAGGTTTAATTAGTTTCATAAGCGTAAATGTCGTCTTCTTCGTAGTCATAATATTAACAGGATTACTAACATACTTCCTTTTTGATATATGACCCCTAAATGTGTAGAAAGCATCTAAAAATAccgaagagagagagagaaaaaaattaatttcatcaagACTT
This window of the Eupeodes corollae chromosome 3, idEupCoro1.1, whole genome shotgun sequence genome carries:
- the LOC129951262 gene encoding odorant receptor 43a-like isoform X2, with amino-acid sequence MSFENIPILSINVKIWKFWSVILSHTWRRYIFVGPIAIMNVLQFVFLYQKWGEVDTFILNAFYAMAIFNSLLRTVMVIFNRARFENFMTELAALYVDIEESNNQSAIETLKKATEESRKISTFNLTASFFDLIGALLYPVFSKTKVHPFGVAIPGIDVTLFPFYEIIYFMQLSFPVILTSMYMPFVSLFVSFAMFGTAALKNIQMQLRNLYSLNQSEEQMYHDLIACISYHARIMRFVEDLNSLVTYILFAEFMIYSVILCALLFCLNIIESVMQKIAVIMYIMTMLYVLFTYYWQANELLTEGSKRALRCLLQHMMLNGFIAVDDLKRRYFVL
- the LOC129951262 gene encoding odorant receptor 43a-like isoform X1; its protein translation is MSFENIPILSINVKIWKFWSVILSHTWRRYIFVGPIAIMNVLQFVFLYQKWGEVDTFILNAFYAMAIFNSLLRTVMVIFNRARFENFMTELAALYVDIEESNNQSAIETLKKATEESRKISTFNLTASFFDLIGALLYPVFSKTKVHPFGVAIPGIDVTLFPFYEIIYFMQLSFPVILTSMYMPFVSLFVSFAMFGTAALKNIQMQLRNLYSLNQSEEQMYHDLIACISYHARIMRFVEDLNSLVTYILFAEFMIYSVILCALLFCLNIIESVMQKIAVIMYIMTMLYVLFTYYWQANELLTESIKVSVAAYDVEWFHCSGRFKKTLLCFIMRTQKPLVIMLGNVYPMSLETFQSLLNASYSYFTLLREAYK